The Natronosporangium hydrolyticum nucleotide sequence GAGCCGGTGCGGATCAACGGCCCGGGCGACGCGATCGCCGCCGGCATCGGCATGGTGCATCAACACTTCATGCTGGTGCCGGTCTTCACCGTGGCGGAAAATGTCATGCTCGGCGCCGAGCCCGGCCGGGGCGGTCCACTGCGGGTGCTGGACCGCCGCCGGGCCCGGCGGGAGGTGACCGCGGTCTCCACGAGGTACGGGCTGCCGGTCGACCCGGACGCGGTCGTCGGGGATCTGCCGGTCGGCGTACAGCAGCGGGTGGAGATCGTTAAGGCGTTGACCCGGGAGGTCGACCTGCTGGTGCTGGACGAGCCGACCGCCGTCCTCACCCCGGGCGAGGTCCAGGATCTGCTGGAGGTGATCCGCGGGCTGCGGGCGGCCGGCAAGTCGATCGTCTTCATCACCCATAAGCTGAAAGAGGTGAAGGCGATCGCCGACCGGGTCACCGTGATCCGGCGCGGCCGGACCATCACCACCACCTCGCCGCAGGCCAGCGAGGCGGAGCTCGCCGCGCTGATGGTGGGGCGCACGGTCAGCCTGGAGGTGGTCAAGGAGCCGGCCACCCCGGGGGCGCCGGTCCTGGAGATCGCCGGTCTGGCCATCGACGACGACCGGCGGTGCCGGGTGGTCGACGGGGTGGACCTGCGGGTGCACGCCGGTGAGGTGGTGGGGATCGCGGGCGTCCAAGGTAACGGCCAGTCGGAGCTGGTGGAGGCGATCGTCGGGCTGCGACAGTTGGTGGCCGGCGACATCCGGCTGCGGGGCGAGTCGGTGGTGGGCCGGCGTACGAAGGAGATTCTGCGTTCCGGGGTCGGCTATATCCCGGAGGACCGCACCGTCGACGGGCTGGTGCGGGACTTTACGGTCGCCGAGAACCTGGTGCTGAACCTTTACGATTCCGAGCCGTTCGGCAGCCGGGTGGCGCTGCGGCCGGCGGCGATCGCCGAGTCGGCCCGGCAGCGGGCGGCCGAGTTCGATGTGCGTACCAGTTCGGTCGAGGCGGCGGTGGGGACGCTCTCCGGCGGCAACCAGCAGAAGCTGATCGTGGCCCGGGAGTTCACCCGCCGGCTGACCCTGCTGGTGGCGTCGCAGCCCACCCGTGGTGTGGACGTCGGGTCGGTGGAGTTCATCCATCGGCAGATCGTCCGCGAGCGGGACATCGGCACCGCGGTGCTGCTGGTCTCCAGCGAGCTGGACGAGGTGCTGGCGTTGGCGGACCGGATCGCGGTGATGTACCAGGGTCGGATCATCGCCACCGTCTCGCCGGAGCTGCCCCGCGAGCAGATCGGGCTGCTGATGGCGGGCGTGCTCCCGAACCAGCCGGGCGAAACCGACCAGCCGGGAGGAGCGGCATGACCACCGAGCCACAGGCTGAGACCCCGGCTGAGCGCCCGGCTGAGACTTCGCCGGCAACACCATCCGAGACCCCGGCTGAAAATACAGCCGAGCCGCCGCCGTCGTTCATCGCCACCTTCCTGCACCAGCTGTGGCGGATGAACACGGTCACGGTCACCGCCCTAGCGATCGTGCTGGCGCTGGCGGTCGGCGCGATCCTGATGATCATCTCCGATCCCGCGGTACGCGCCACCTACGGCTACTTCTTCGCCCGCCCCACCGATGCGCTCGGCGCCAGCTGGACGAAGGTCAGCGACGCGTACGCCAGTCTGTTCCGCGGTGCGATCGCCGACCCGTCGGCGGTCGCTGCCGCGGTGACCGGCTCCGGCGACTGGGCGGTGGCGCTTCGGCCGTTGTCGGAGACGCTGACCAGCGCCGCCCCGCTGATCTTCACCGGGCTGGCGTTCGCGGTGGCGTTCCGCGGCGGGCTGTTCAACATCGGCGTACAGGGCCAGGCGATCCTCGGCGCGGTCGGCGCCGGGCTGGCCGGTTTCCTGCTGCCGCTGCCGGTGATGCTGCACCTGGTCGTGGCGGTGGTCGCGGGCGGGTTGCTAGGCGCGGCCTGGGGGTTCGTCCCCGGTTTCCTCAAGGCCCGCACCGGCGCGCACGAGGTCATCACCACGATCATGTTGAACTGGATCGCGGTCTTCCTGCTGTCGTGGCTGCTGATCCAGCACTGGGTCCAGGATCCGGACCGGACCGACGCGATCAGTCAGCGGGTGGCGGGCTCGGCGCAGCTGCCTCGGTTGCCGGAGTGGACCGGCCTGTCCGGGCTGCGGGTACACCTGGGCGTCGTACTGGCGGTGCTGGCGGTGGCTGGGGTGGCGTGGCTGCTCAAGCGGGCGACCTTCGGGTTCGAGCTGCGGGCGGTCGGGCTCAACCGGGACGCGTCCCGCGCCGCCGGCATCTCCGTCACCACCACCTACGTCCTGGTGATGGTGGTCGCCGGCGGGCTGGCCGGGCTCGGTGGGATGACCATGGTGCTCGGTACGGCCACAGTGCTGACCCCGCTGGTGATCGGCTCGGTCGGGTTCGACGGCATCCTGGTCGGCCTGCTCGGCCGCGCCAAACCATGGGGTGTCCTCGCCGCCGCGCTGCTCTTCGGCGCGTTGCAGGCTGGCGGGCGGAGTATGCAG carries:
- a CDS encoding ABC transporter permease, with protein sequence MTTEPQAETPAERPAETSPATPSETPAENTAEPPPSFIATFLHQLWRMNTVTVTALAIVLALAVGAILMIISDPAVRATYGYFFARPTDALGASWTKVSDAYASLFRGAIADPSAVAAAVTGSGDWAVALRPLSETLTSAAPLIFTGLAFAVAFRGGLFNIGVQGQAILGAVGAGLAGFLLPLPVMLHLVVAVVAGGLLGAAWGFVPGFLKARTGAHEVITTIMLNWIAVFLLSWLLIQHWVQDPDRTDAISQRVAGSAQLPRLPEWTGLSGLRVHLGVVLAVLAVAGVAWLLKRATFGFELRAVGLNRDASRAAGISVTTTYVLVMVVAGGLAGLGGMTMVLGTATVLTPLVIGSVGFDGILVGLLGRAKPWGVLAAALLFGALQAGGRSMQTSAGISLELVQVIQALIVIFVAAPALVKAIFRLRAARVRSVAAATGKGW
- a CDS encoding ABC transporter ATP-binding protein — encoded protein: MLANDGVDLTVEPGEIHALLGENGAGKSTLMNILYGLVEPDSGEIRIDGEPVRINGPGDAIAAGIGMVHQHFMLVPVFTVAENVMLGAEPGRGGPLRVLDRRRARREVTAVSTRYGLPVDPDAVVGDLPVGVQQRVEIVKALTREVDLLVLDEPTAVLTPGEVQDLLEVIRGLRAAGKSIVFITHKLKEVKAIADRVTVIRRGRTITTTSPQASEAELAALMVGRTVSLEVVKEPATPGAPVLEIAGLAIDDDRRCRVVDGVDLRVHAGEVVGIAGVQGNGQSELVEAIVGLRQLVAGDIRLRGESVVGRRTKEILRSGVGYIPEDRTVDGLVRDFTVAENLVLNLYDSEPFGSRVALRPAAIAESARQRAAEFDVRTSSVEAAVGTLSGGNQQKLIVAREFTRRLTLLVASQPTRGVDVGSVEFIHRQIVRERDIGTAVLLVSSELDEVLALADRIAVMYQGRIIATVSPELPREQIGLLMAGVLPNQPGETDQPGGAA